One Streptomyces sp. NBC_00223 genomic window carries:
- a CDS encoding AMP-binding protein produces the protein MSPASATELSYAHGAGGTPLLGDTIGRNLDRAVAAHPDREALVDLPSGRRWTYAEFGRAVDDVALGLAAHGVGKGDRVGIWAVNCPEWVLVQYATARLGAIMVNINPAYRLHELAFVLKQSGVEVLIATGQYRDSDYRAMTAEVRPDCPRLREVIHIGDPEWDALTTAGAALAPGYLAAREAELSCDEPVNIQYTSGTTGFPKGATLSHHSILNNGYFVGGTVGYTEQDRICLPVPFYHCFGMVMGNLGATSHSACIVIPAPSFDAAATLRAVQQERCTSLYGVPTMFIAELALPDFASYDLTSLRTGIMAGSPCPVEVMKRVMSEMHMAEVSICYGMTETSPVSTQTRRDDDLEHRTETVGRVLPHIEVKVVDPTTGVTVRRGSPGELCTRGYSVMLGYWDEPERTAEAVDAGRWMHTGDLAVMRDDGYLAVVGRIKDVIIRGGENVYPREIEEFLYAHPKIADVQVVGVPDARYGEEILACVIARDPADPPSLADVTGFCAGRLAHYKVPRHLRVLDAFPMTVSGKVRKVQLREEFTPQDPRDPRDSAARPDPEAAPDARVPKAREA, from the coding sequence ATCAGCCCCGCGTCCGCCACCGAGCTCTCGTACGCGCACGGCGCCGGGGGCACCCCGCTGCTCGGCGACACCATCGGCCGCAACCTCGACCGGGCCGTCGCCGCCCACCCCGACCGGGAGGCGCTGGTCGACCTGCCCAGCGGACGGCGCTGGACGTACGCCGAGTTCGGCCGGGCGGTGGACGACGTGGCGCTCGGACTGGCCGCGCACGGCGTGGGCAAGGGCGACCGGGTGGGCATCTGGGCGGTCAACTGCCCGGAGTGGGTGCTCGTCCAGTACGCCACCGCCCGGCTCGGCGCGATCATGGTGAACATCAACCCCGCGTACCGGCTGCACGAGTTGGCGTTCGTGCTCAAGCAGTCCGGTGTCGAGGTGCTGATCGCCACCGGCCAGTACCGCGACAGTGACTACCGGGCGATGACCGCCGAAGTACGCCCCGACTGCCCGCGGTTACGCGAGGTGATCCACATAGGCGACCCCGAGTGGGACGCGCTGACCACCGCGGGCGCCGCCCTGGCGCCGGGCTATCTGGCCGCGCGCGAGGCCGAGTTGAGCTGCGACGAGCCGGTCAACATCCAGTACACCTCCGGCACCACCGGCTTCCCCAAGGGCGCCACCCTCTCCCACCACAGCATCCTCAACAACGGCTATTTCGTGGGCGGTACGGTCGGCTACACCGAACAGGACCGGATCTGCCTGCCGGTGCCCTTCTACCACTGCTTCGGCATGGTCATGGGAAATCTCGGCGCCACCTCGCACAGCGCCTGCATCGTCATCCCCGCGCCCTCCTTCGACGCCGCCGCGACCCTGCGGGCCGTCCAGCAGGAGCGCTGCACCTCGCTCTACGGCGTGCCGACGATGTTCATCGCCGAGCTGGCCCTGCCGGACTTCGCCTCGTACGACCTGACCTCGCTGCGGACCGGCATCATGGCCGGATCGCCGTGCCCGGTCGAGGTGATGAAGCGGGTGATGTCCGAGATGCACATGGCCGAGGTGTCCATCTGCTACGGGATGACCGAGACCTCCCCGGTCTCCACCCAGACCCGGCGGGACGACGACCTGGAGCACCGCACCGAGACCGTCGGCCGGGTGCTGCCGCACATCGAGGTGAAGGTCGTGGACCCCACGACCGGAGTGACCGTGCGGCGCGGCTCACCGGGTGAACTGTGCACGCGGGGCTACTCGGTGATGCTCGGCTACTGGGACGAGCCCGAGCGCACCGCCGAGGCCGTGGACGCCGGGCGGTGGATGCACACCGGGGACCTCGCGGTGATGCGGGACGACGGCTATCTCGCGGTCGTCGGCCGGATCAAGGACGTGATCATCCGCGGCGGCGAGAACGTGTATCCGCGCGAGATCGAGGAGTTCCTGTACGCGCACCCCAAGATCGCCGATGTGCAGGTGGTCGGGGTGCCTGACGCCCGTTACGGCGAGGAGATCCTGGCCTGCGTCATCGCCCGCGACCCCGCCGACCCGCCCAGCCTCGCCGACGTGACGGGCTTCTGCGCGGGCCGGCTCGCCCACTACAAGGTCCCGCGCCATCTGCGCGTCCTCGACGCCTTCCCGATGACGGTCAGCGGGAAGGTGCGCAAGGTCCAGCTGCGCGAGGAGTTCACACCCCAGGACCCGCGGGACCCCCGGGATTCGGCGGCCCGGCCGGACCCGGAGGCTGCGCCGGACGCGCGGGTCCCGAAGGCTCGGGAGGCGTGA
- a CDS encoding AMP-binding protein, with translation MAVSDATGEFRAARDFLLRHREDYAAAYDGFRWPRPEHFNWALDWFDVIAEDNARPALWIVEEDGTETRISFREMAERSSRVAGWLRARGVRAGDRVLVMLGNQAEQWETALALMKLRAVVIPATPLLGPADLRDRIERGGARHAVVRAADTAKFADVPGDYTRIAVGGATGDWLPYEEAYAAPADFEPDGLTRSVEPLMLYFTSGTTAKPKLVEHTHVSYPIGHLATMYWIGLRPGDVHLNISSPGWAKHAWSSLFAPWNAEATVFVHNYTRFDAGRLMAEMDRAGVTSFCAPPTVWRMLIQADLTALRTPPREVVAAGEPLNPEVIEHVRRLWGVLIRDGFGQTETAVQVANSPSQLVKAGSMGRPTPGYTIALLDPVTGEPGDEGEICLDLSERPVGLMTGYAGDPERTQEAMGGGYYRTGDIGRRDADGYVTYIGRSDDVFKSSDYKISPFELESALLEHEAVAEAAVVPAPDELRLSVPKAYVVLAEGWKPDGETARAIFAHSRSVLAPYKRLRRLEFADLPKTVSGKIRRIELREATMHDGSQEFHEEDYR, from the coding sequence ATGGCGGTATCGGACGCGACCGGGGAGTTCCGGGCCGCCCGCGACTTCCTGCTGCGGCACCGGGAGGACTACGCGGCCGCCTACGACGGCTTCCGCTGGCCCCGGCCCGAACACTTCAACTGGGCGCTCGACTGGTTCGACGTCATCGCCGAGGACAACGCCCGCCCGGCCCTGTGGATCGTCGAGGAGGACGGCACCGAGACCCGGATCTCCTTCCGCGAGATGGCCGAGCGCTCCTCCCGGGTGGCCGGCTGGCTGCGCGCGCGGGGCGTACGGGCCGGGGACCGGGTGCTGGTGATGCTCGGCAACCAGGCCGAGCAGTGGGAGACCGCGCTCGCCCTGATGAAGCTGCGGGCCGTCGTCATCCCCGCCACCCCGCTGCTCGGCCCCGCCGACCTGCGCGACCGGATCGAGCGCGGCGGCGCCCGGCACGCCGTGGTCCGGGCCGCCGACACCGCGAAGTTCGCCGACGTGCCCGGTGACTACACCCGGATCGCGGTCGGCGGCGCCACCGGCGACTGGCTGCCCTACGAGGAGGCGTACGCCGCCCCCGCGGACTTCGAGCCCGACGGCCTCACCCGTTCGGTGGAACCGCTGATGCTGTACTTCACCTCGGGCACCACCGCCAAGCCCAAGCTGGTCGAGCACACCCATGTCTCGTATCCGATCGGTCACCTGGCCACGATGTACTGGATCGGGCTGCGGCCGGGCGACGTGCATCTGAACATCTCCTCACCGGGGTGGGCCAAGCACGCCTGGTCGAGCCTGTTCGCGCCCTGGAACGCCGAGGCGACCGTCTTCGTGCACAACTACACCCGCTTCGACGCGGGCCGGCTGATGGCCGAGATGGACCGGGCCGGGGTGACGAGCTTCTGCGCGCCGCCGACGGTCTGGCGGATGCTGATCCAGGCCGATCTGACCGCGCTGCGCACCCCGCCGCGCGAGGTGGTGGCCGCGGGCGAACCGCTCAACCCCGAGGTCATCGAGCACGTCAGACGGCTGTGGGGAGTGCTGATCCGGGACGGCTTCGGGCAGACCGAGACCGCCGTGCAGGTCGCCAACTCGCCCTCCCAGCTGGTGAAGGCCGGCTCCATGGGCCGGCCCACCCCCGGCTACACGATCGCCCTGCTCGACCCGGTGACCGGCGAGCCCGGCGACGAGGGCGAGATCTGTCTCGATCTGAGCGAGCGCCCGGTGGGCCTGATGACCGGGTACGCGGGCGATCCCGAGCGCACCCAGGAGGCGATGGGCGGCGGCTACTACCGCACCGGCGACATCGGCCGCCGGGACGCCGACGGGTACGTGACCTACATCGGCCGGTCCGATGATGTATTCAAATCCTCGGACTACAAGATCTCGCCGTTCGAGCTGGAGAGCGCGCTGCTGGAGCACGAGGCCGTCGCCGAGGCCGCGGTCGTGCCCGCGCCGGACGAGCTGCGGCTGTCGGTGCCCAAGGCGTACGTGGTGCTCGCGGAGGGCTGGAAGCCCGACGGGGAGACGGCCAGGGCGATCTTCGCGCACTCGCGGTCCGTGCTGGCGCCGTACAAGCGGCTGCGGCGGCTGGAGTTCGCCGACCTGCCCAAGACCGTCTCCGGCAAGATCCGCCGGATCGAGCTGCGCGAGGCGACCATGCACGACGGCAGCCAGGAATTCCACGAGGAGGACTACCGGTGA
- a CDS encoding LuxR C-terminal-related transcriptional regulator codes for MRRSGLLPVAFGGLMQSASGQPAGYAARQFRISELAGTTGETLRGLAISTGNGLGGKTLAMGRPYAVTDYRSSRVISHEYDAAVASEGLRSVLAVPIVVHRRVRGVLYGALRQPYALGDRPLNVALDAARELEQALAVRDEAQRLLSFAQAPITADPRAWEEVRAAHAELRAMAARIPDAHVRQELLTACARLASATAPAAPARPAPPTYLTPRELDVLSAIASGATNSAAATRLRLRPETVKSYLRSAMRKLGAHTRLEAVVAARRAGLLP; via the coding sequence ATGCGCAGATCCGGGCTGCTGCCGGTCGCCTTCGGCGGCCTGATGCAGAGTGCGTCGGGCCAGCCCGCGGGCTACGCGGCACGCCAGTTCCGGATCAGCGAGCTGGCGGGGACGACCGGGGAGACCCTGCGGGGCCTGGCCATCAGTACGGGCAACGGCCTCGGCGGCAAGACGCTCGCCATGGGCCGCCCCTACGCGGTGACCGACTACCGCTCCTCGCGGGTGATCAGCCACGAGTACGACGCGGCGGTCGCCTCCGAGGGGCTGCGGTCGGTGCTCGCGGTGCCGATCGTGGTGCACCGCCGGGTGCGCGGGGTGCTCTACGGCGCGCTGCGGCAGCCGTACGCGCTCGGCGACCGGCCGCTGAACGTGGCGCTGGACGCCGCCCGGGAGCTGGAACAGGCCCTGGCCGTACGGGACGAGGCGCAGCGGCTGCTGTCCTTCGCGCAGGCGCCGATCACCGCCGATCCGCGGGCGTGGGAGGAGGTGCGGGCGGCCCACGCGGAGCTGCGGGCGATGGCGGCCCGTATCCCCGACGCCCATGTGCGGCAGGAGTTGCTGACCGCCTGCGCCCGGCTGGCCTCGGCGACCGCGCCCGCGGCACCGGCCCGGCCCGCGCCGCCGACGTATCTGACCCCGCGGGAGCTGGACGTGCTGTCCGCGATCGCGTCGGGGGCGACCAACTCGGCGGCGGCGACCCGGCTGCGGCTGCGGCCGGAGACGGTGAAGAGCTATCTGCGGTCGGCGATGCGGAAGTTGGGGGCGCATACGCGGCTGGAGGCGGTGGTCGCGGCGCGGCGGGCGGGGCTGCTGCCCTGA
- a CDS encoding LysE family translocator has translation MMSVDRLLGFAAMSLVLVLIPGPSVLFVLGRALAHGRRTALGSVLGNAVGACLLASAVSVGLGEVVARSVAVFVALKLAGAAYLVFLGVKAWRHRGALTVTGTSGEGGEARPARGDVRSLWEGFVVGVTNPKTCVFFAAVLPQFVDRNAGRVHEQMLLLGLVFTVIALICDSVWALTASAARTWFAKSPRRLRAIGGTGGLAMIGLGVTVAVTGRADS, from the coding sequence GTGATGTCGGTCGACCGGTTGCTGGGGTTCGCGGCGATGTCGCTGGTGCTGGTGCTGATTCCCGGCCCGAGCGTGCTGTTCGTGCTCGGGCGGGCGCTGGCGCACGGGCGGCGGACCGCGCTGGGCAGCGTACTGGGGAACGCGGTGGGCGCGTGTCTGCTGGCCTCCGCGGTCTCCGTGGGCCTCGGCGAGGTGGTCGCGCGGTCGGTGGCGGTGTTCGTCGCGCTGAAGCTGGCGGGGGCGGCGTATCTGGTGTTCCTGGGCGTGAAGGCGTGGCGGCACCGGGGCGCGCTGACGGTCACCGGGACCTCCGGCGAGGGCGGCGAGGCCCGGCCGGCCCGCGGTGACGTGCGGTCGCTGTGGGAGGGGTTCGTGGTGGGGGTGACGAATCCGAAGACGTGTGTGTTCTTCGCGGCGGTGCTGCCGCAGTTCGTCGACCGGAACGCGGGCCGGGTGCACGAGCAGATGCTGCTGCTGGGGCTGGTGTTCACGGTCATCGCGCTGATCTGCGACAGCGTGTGGGCGCTCACGGCGTCGGCGGCCCGTACGTGGTTCGCGAAGTCGCCGCGGCGCCTGCGGGCGATCGGCGGGACGGGCGGGCTGGCGATGATCGGGCTCGGGGTGACGGTCGCGGTCACCGGGCGCGCGGACTCGTAG
- a CDS encoding MFS transporter: protein MSTQSTADAHVGEPVPGAPARKAGPAPRAERPGHRWWVLGVIALAQLMVVLDATVVNIALPSAQHDLGFSDGNRQWIVTAYSLAFGSLLLLGGRLADLIGRKIVFLIGVVGFAGASALAGAAQNFDVLVTGRALQGVFGALLAPAALSLLNTTFTDAKERAKAFGIYGAIAGAGGGIGLLLGGLLTEHLSWRWTLYVNLVFAVIAFVGGMAFLRKGLAADRPKLDIPGTILVTTGLFGLVYGFSNAETHDWGSPLTWGFLLAGGLLLAAFSWWQTRAEHPLLPLRVLLDRNRGASFVVLAISGAGMFGVFLFLTYYLQLSLHYDPVKTGLGFLPMIGALMVSAQLATNNLLPRLGPKPIVPLGMALAGIGMAWLTTLDLHSTYAANVLPPLLVMGFGLGLVMPSAMSVATERVGANDAGVASAAVNTMQQVGGSIGTALLNTLAASAAATYVASHGKTAAATAQAQLHSYSTAYWWSAGLFAVGAVLALVMYRPGRSQPAADGVQAAAVHM from the coding sequence ATGTCGACTCAGTCCACCGCCGACGCGCACGTCGGCGAACCCGTACCGGGCGCCCCGGCGCGGAAGGCCGGACCGGCCCCCCGCGCCGAGCGGCCCGGTCACCGCTGGTGGGTGCTGGGCGTCATCGCCCTCGCCCAGCTCATGGTCGTACTCGACGCGACCGTGGTGAACATCGCGCTCCCCTCCGCGCAGCACGACCTCGGTTTCAGCGACGGCAACCGGCAGTGGATCGTCACCGCCTACTCGCTGGCCTTCGGCAGCCTGCTGCTGCTCGGCGGCCGGCTCGCCGACCTGATCGGCCGCAAGATCGTCTTCCTGATAGGCGTCGTGGGCTTCGCCGGCGCCTCCGCGCTGGCCGGCGCCGCGCAGAACTTCGACGTGCTGGTCACCGGCCGCGCCCTGCAGGGCGTGTTCGGCGCGCTGCTCGCCCCGGCCGCGCTCTCCCTGCTCAACACGACCTTCACCGACGCCAAGGAACGCGCCAAGGCGTTCGGTATCTACGGCGCCATCGCGGGCGCGGGCGGCGGCATCGGCCTGCTGCTCGGCGGTCTGCTCACCGAGCACCTCAGCTGGCGCTGGACGCTCTACGTCAACCTGGTCTTCGCCGTGATCGCCTTCGTCGGCGGTATGGCCTTCCTCCGCAAGGGTCTCGCCGCCGACCGGCCGAAGCTGGACATCCCCGGCACGATCCTGGTCACCACCGGTCTCTTCGGCCTGGTCTACGGCTTCTCGAACGCCGAGACGCACGACTGGGGCTCCCCGCTGACCTGGGGCTTCCTGCTGGCCGGCGGTCTGCTGCTCGCCGCGTTCAGCTGGTGGCAGACCCGGGCCGAGCACCCGCTGCTCCCCCTGCGGGTGCTGCTCGACCGCAACCGCGGCGCCTCCTTCGTGGTGCTGGCGATCTCCGGCGCGGGCATGTTCGGCGTCTTCCTCTTCCTGACCTACTACCTCCAGCTGTCGCTGCACTACGACCCCGTCAAGACCGGTCTTGGCTTCCTGCCGATGATCGGCGCGCTGATGGTCTCCGCGCAGCTGGCCACGAACAACCTGCTGCCGCGTCTCGGCCCGAAGCCCATCGTGCCGCTCGGCATGGCTCTCGCGGGCATCGGCATGGCCTGGCTGACCACCCTGGACCTGCACAGCACCTACGCGGCCAATGTGCTGCCGCCGCTGCTGGTGATGGGCTTCGGCCTCGGTCTGGTCATGCCGAGCGCGATGAGCGTGGCCACCGAACGGGTGGGCGCGAACGACGCGGGCGTCGCCTCGGCGGCCGTCAACACCATGCAGCAGGTGGGCGGTTCGATCGGCACCGCGCTGCTGAACACACTGGCCGCGAGCGCCGCCGCCACGTACGTGGCGAGCCACGGGAAGACCGCGGCGGCCACCGCGCAGGCACAGCTGCACAGCTACTCGACCGCGTACTGGTGGTCGGCCGGGCTGTTCGCGGTCGGCGCGGTACTGGCCCTGGTGATGTACCGGCCCGGCCGCTCACAGCCGGCCGCGGACGGGGTCCAGGCGGCGGCCGTCCACATGTGA
- a CDS encoding type II toxin-antitoxin system VapB family antitoxin → MSRTVIDLDDALLADVAQALGTSTKKDTVNTALREVLDTRRRALALTRLRASADEGGFDLDLFEDKRNYRR, encoded by the coding sequence ATGAGCCGAACCGTGATCGACCTCGACGACGCGTTGCTGGCCGACGTGGCCCAGGCCCTGGGGACGAGCACCAAGAAGGACACGGTCAACACCGCCCTGCGCGAGGTGCTGGACACCCGGCGGCGCGCCCTGGCCCTGACCCGGCTGCGCGCCTCGGCGGACGAGGGCGGCTTCGACCTGGACCTCTTCGAGGACAAACGGAACTACCGTCGGTGA
- a CDS encoding PIN domain nuclease, producing MSAAQFLIDTSALARFLRGDAEQYGWDRAASAGLIATCPITELEFFYSARSAEDRALGIADIRLLFGWVPVDDRAYDRAWQVQELLTRKGQHRSAGAVDLVVAATAELQGLTLLHRDRDFACIAAVTGQPLQWYGPDAGK from the coding sequence GTGAGCGCGGCGCAATTCCTGATCGACACGAGCGCCCTGGCCCGCTTTCTGCGGGGCGACGCCGAGCAGTACGGCTGGGACCGGGCGGCGTCGGCAGGACTCATCGCGACCTGTCCCATCACGGAACTGGAATTCTTCTACAGCGCACGTTCCGCCGAGGACCGGGCCCTGGGCATCGCGGACATTCGGCTGCTCTTCGGCTGGGTACCGGTGGACGACCGTGCCTACGACCGGGCCTGGCAGGTGCAGGAACTGCTCACCCGGAAGGGGCAGCACCGCAGCGCGGGTGCCGTGGACCTGGTGGTCGCGGCGACCGCGGAACTCCAAGGACTGACTCTCCTGCACCGTGACCGGGACTTCGCATGCATCGCCGCCGTCACGGGACAGCCCCTTCAGTGGTACGGCCCTGACGCCGGAAAATAG
- a CDS encoding damage-control phosphatase ARMT1 family protein, translating to MPTAATILSGTPGSFAWGVFHERHPKLVQQVLDALPYGPAERAAVEELLAESTGGVMKPLGESAHDHRQWLAWGEGLFGRPWGEAPFLWAESYFYRRLLEATGYFRPGTWQGIDPFAPFKSAELAGPAVDEELAALRELPSLSAEKRAEVLLSSALWGNRADLSFHLTASAGDARRTALIADDSPLLWSTLAAASNPRVGLIADNAGRELLPDLVLIDHLLTGGSAAEAVLYVKPAPYYVSDATTADVLASIDRLRAGPWQEAQLIGRRLWRAMNSGTLTVRTHPFFCAPLPFHDMPDDLRSELSGLTVAIIKGDLNYRRLVGDRLWDATASFAERVDHFPSPVAALRTLKSDVVVGLDGAVVAGLDATEEPWRTNGKYGLIQVNAGS from the coding sequence GTGCCGACCGCAGCCACGATTCTGAGCGGTACCCCCGGGTCCTTCGCCTGGGGTGTCTTCCACGAGCGGCACCCGAAGCTGGTTCAGCAGGTGCTCGACGCTCTGCCGTACGGGCCGGCCGAGCGGGCGGCGGTCGAGGAGCTGCTCGCGGAGAGCACCGGCGGCGTCATGAAGCCGCTCGGCGAGAGCGCCCACGATCACCGGCAGTGGCTGGCGTGGGGTGAGGGCTTGTTCGGGCGGCCGTGGGGTGAGGCGCCGTTCCTGTGGGCCGAGAGCTACTTCTACCGCAGGCTGCTCGAAGCCACCGGCTACTTCCGGCCCGGGACATGGCAGGGCATCGACCCGTTCGCACCGTTCAAGAGCGCCGAGCTGGCCGGCCCGGCCGTCGACGAGGAGCTGGCGGCTCTCCGTGAGCTGCCGTCCCTGTCGGCGGAGAAGCGAGCCGAGGTGCTGCTCTCGTCCGCGCTGTGGGGCAACCGCGCGGACCTCAGCTTCCACCTCACCGCCTCGGCCGGGGACGCCCGGCGCACCGCCCTGATCGCGGACGACAGCCCGCTCCTGTGGTCCACGCTCGCCGCCGCGAGCAATCCGAGGGTCGGCCTCATCGCGGACAACGCCGGGCGGGAGCTGCTGCCCGACCTCGTCCTGATCGACCACCTCCTCACCGGCGGGTCGGCCGCCGAGGCCGTCCTGTACGTCAAGCCCGCCCCCTACTACGTGTCGGACGCGACCACCGCCGATGTCCTCGCGAGCATCGACCGGCTTCGCGCCGGGCCGTGGCAGGAGGCGCAACTGATCGGCCGTCGGCTCTGGCGGGCGATGAACAGCGGCACTCTCACCGTCCGCACGCACCCGTTCTTCTGCGCGCCGCTGCCGTTCCACGACATGCCCGACGACCTCAGGTCCGAGCTCTCCGGCCTCACGGTGGCGATCATCAAGGGCGATCTCAACTACCGCCGCCTCGTCGGGGACCGACTCTGGGACGCCACGGCCTCGTTCGCCGAGAGGGTCGACCACTTCCCGTCCCCGGTCGCGGCCCTGCGTACGTTGAAGTCGGACGTCGTCGTCGGCCTCGACGGAGCGGTGGTCGCCGGGCTGGACGCCACGGAGGAGCCCTGGCGTACCAACGGCAAGTACGGCCTCATCCAGGTCAACGCCGGCTCGTAG
- a CDS encoding serine hydrolase domain-containing protein yields the protein MTTTASAPAWDAAALDRLRDTLDLLTADGTVPGGVIACGDLDGQPSYLASGIVASECGTARPGPHTRYDVASLSKVVGTWPLVGTALTDRLALDAPVGDLLPTVPEGAPGGQVTVRQILAHTSGLRADTRLDQYRNTGIDLAELICGEELISEPGARHRYINRGFILLGLLLAAATGRRLDELAADLWHGLGMTATTYGPLARAADVAPTEQRFPGAPRLWGMPHDDNAALLGGVAGHAGVFSTPADLAAYAAALLRAHRDGTPLGHWLADSMAPQAEIEPGLHRGLAWILADGGRIAYHHGFTGTSLYLAPHTGRYLVLCTNAVYHHQDNRTRLTPLRTLALKTITDAP from the coding sequence TTGACCACCACCGCTTCCGCCCCCGCGTGGGACGCCGCCGCGCTCGATCGACTGCGCGATACCTTGGACCTGCTCACCGCCGACGGCACTGTGCCCGGCGGCGTCATCGCCTGCGGTGACCTCGACGGCCAGCCCTCCTACCTGGCTTCCGGCATCGTCGCCTCCGAGTGCGGCACTGCTCGACCCGGCCCGCACACGCGCTACGACGTGGCGTCGTTGAGCAAGGTCGTCGGCACGTGGCCGTTGGTCGGCACCGCCCTGACCGACCGCCTCGCACTGGACGCCCCGGTCGGTGACCTGCTGCCCACCGTGCCGGAGGGTGCTCCTGGCGGGCAGGTCACCGTACGGCAGATCCTCGCTCACACGTCCGGCCTGCGCGCGGACACCCGCCTGGACCAGTACCGCAACACGGGCATTGACCTCGCCGAGCTGATCTGCGGTGAGGAACTGATCAGCGAGCCCGGCGCCCGACACCGTTACATCAACCGCGGCTTCATCCTGCTCGGCCTCCTCCTGGCGGCCGCCACCGGTCGGCGTCTGGACGAACTGGCCGCCGACCTGTGGCACGGACTGGGCATGACTGCCACCACGTACGGACCGCTGGCCCGGGCAGCCGACGTGGCGCCCACCGAACAGCGCTTCCCTGGCGCCCCGAGGCTGTGGGGGATGCCGCACGACGACAACGCCGCCCTGCTCGGCGGCGTCGCCGGACACGCCGGGGTCTTCTCCACTCCCGCCGACCTCGCCGCCTACGCCGCCGCTCTGCTACGCGCGCATCGGGACGGTACGCCGCTGGGCCACTGGCTGGCCGACAGCATGGCGCCGCAGGCCGAGATCGAGCCCGGCCTGCACCGGGGCCTGGCCTGGATTCTCGCGGACGGCGGCCGGATCGCCTACCACCACGGCTTCACCGGCACCAGCCTCTACCTCGCCCCGCACACCGGCCGTTACCTCGTCCTGTGCACCAACGCCGTCTACCACCACCAGGACAACCGCACCCGTCTCACACCGCTGCGCACCCTGGCGCTCAAGACGATCACCGACGCACCCTAG
- a CDS encoding DUF6907 domain-containing protein has product MTDTATHTTAPPAPVPAARTWTLTTTGGHTLTGHLPAWADDDPSESGIPLELLGTRLADISHRTTFPGQTTHVVLGSAPAQEAKILWATIDCHPYADDPDPRTPVASIALVDDYWLTHLTPDDLTHIATQLRTQADRLDHDVKPRLIAAREDWAAHHAG; this is encoded by the coding sequence ATGACCGACACCGCCACGCACACCACCGCGCCCCCGGCCCCCGTACCGGCCGCCCGGACCTGGACCCTGACCACCACCGGCGGCCACACCCTCACCGGCCACCTCCCGGCCTGGGCCGACGACGACCCCAGCGAGAGCGGCATCCCCCTGGAACTCCTCGGCACCCGCCTCGCCGACATCAGCCACCGCACCACCTTCCCCGGCCAGACCACCCACGTCGTCCTCGGCTCCGCCCCCGCCCAGGAAGCCAAAATCTTGTGGGCCACCATCGACTGCCACCCCTACGCCGACGACCCCGACCCCCGCACCCCCGTCGCCAGCATCGCCCTCGTCGACGACTACTGGCTCACCCACCTCACCCCCGACGACCTCACCCACATCGCCACCCAACTCCGCACCCAAGCCGACCGCCTCGACCACGACGTAAAGCCCCGCCTCATCGCCGCACGCGAAGACTGGGCCGCACACCACGCCGGGTGA
- a CDS encoding transcriptional regulator, with amino-acid sequence MDRRGFLGVGGAALMGVAAQWAAADPAIAAAATGDVVTPATVDRMAERVESLRALEQETGGVDFLDSARADLRLVTRLLDNGRYTEQTAQRLYTLAAEVCCLLGWMSYDAGLHTAAQQHYTAALRAAKTAGDNTLGAHTLCFMATQAVNQREQRAALSLMDAADAVRSRVPAIMRASLAAHQATVHSKTGDRRRAAGALNRAFAALERGGRADNAPAYLQWFGEAQLRSTEGRFLLITGQAAKATDALERSVTEAAPRDRAVRYGTLALAHQQTGNLDGALDATHKAADLIDRGIHTRRGVERLQEVRRGFGPHRTEPRVREASERITALAA; translated from the coding sequence ATGGATCGCAGAGGGTTCCTCGGAGTCGGCGGCGCGGCGCTCATGGGTGTCGCCGCCCAGTGGGCCGCCGCCGATCCGGCCATCGCCGCAGCCGCGACAGGTGATGTCGTCACTCCGGCCACGGTCGACCGTATGGCCGAACGCGTGGAGTCGCTGCGCGCGTTGGAGCAGGAGACCGGAGGCGTCGACTTCCTGGACTCCGCCCGCGCCGACCTGCGTCTGGTCACCCGGCTGCTCGACAACGGCCGTTACACCGAGCAGACCGCCCAACGGCTCTACACCCTGGCCGCCGAGGTCTGCTGCCTGCTGGGCTGGATGAGTTACGACGCCGGACTGCACACCGCCGCCCAGCAGCACTACACAGCGGCGCTTCGCGCGGCCAAGACCGCGGGCGACAACACGCTCGGCGCGCACACCCTCTGCTTCATGGCCACCCAGGCCGTCAACCAGCGCGAACAGCGGGCCGCGCTGAGCCTGATGGACGCCGCCGACGCCGTCCGCAGCCGGGTCCCGGCCATCATGCGCGCGTCCCTTGCCGCCCATCAGGCCACCGTGCACAGCAAGACCGGTGACAGGCGGCGGGCCGCCGGGGCCCTCAACCGGGCCTTCGCCGCCCTGGAACGCGGCGGCCGAGCCGACAACGCCCCCGCCTACCTCCAGTGGTTCGGTGAGGCCCAACTCCGTTCCACCGAAGGCCGTTTCCTGCTGATCACCGGCCAGGCCGCCAAGGCCACCGACGCACTCGAACGCTCCGTGACCGAAGCCGCCCCGCGCGACCGGGCCGTCCGCTACGGCACCCTCGCCCTCGCCCACCAGCAGACCGGCAACCTCGACGGCGCACTCGACGCCACCCACAAAGCCGCCGACCTCATCGACCGGGGCATCCACACCCGACGCGGCGTCGAACGTCTCCAGGAAGTCCGCCGCGGCTTCGGTCCCCACCGCACCGAACCCCGCGTCAGGGAAGCGTCCGAACGCATCACCGCCCTGGCCGCGTAG